From Streptomyces sp. TLI_105, the proteins below share one genomic window:
- a CDS encoding GNAT family N-acetyltransferase, which translates to MTDRHSPAPTTVVRLADYTKAEQIEILGDSPDPFGVADAGLTWLPKEDHFGIRRNGRLVAHAGLLRLPLSIGGVDTRVVGLGGVAVAPDLRGHGLARAVVSAAVDHARTLGPPYGLLFCRPPLVPLYERLGWRALERDVHVEQPEGVVIMPLRTMWTPLHDGVTWPPGEVRLLSLPM; encoded by the coding sequence ATGACGGATCGCCACTCTCCCGCGCCCACGACCGTGGTGCGGCTCGCGGACTACACGAAGGCCGAACAGATCGAGATACTCGGCGACAGCCCCGATCCCTTCGGCGTCGCGGACGCCGGGCTGACCTGGCTGCCCAAGGAGGACCACTTCGGCATCCGACGGAACGGCCGTCTCGTCGCCCACGCCGGTCTGCTGCGGCTTCCCCTGTCGATCGGCGGCGTCGACACCCGGGTGGTGGGCCTCGGCGGGGTGGCCGTCGCCCCTGACCTGCGGGGCCACGGGCTGGCGCGGGCGGTCGTGTCGGCGGCCGTGGACCACGCGCGGACGCTGGGCCCCCCGTACGGGCTCCTCTTCTGCCGACCCCCGCTCGTCCCGCTCTACGAGCGACTCGGCTGGCGAGCCCTTGAGCGGGACGTCCACGTCGAGCAGCCCGAGGGAGTCGTGATCATGCCGCTGCGGACCATGTGGACACCTCTGCACGACGGCGTGACCTGGCCTCCGGGAGAGGTCCGCCTGCTCTCGCTCCCCATGTGA
- a CDS encoding SRPBCC family protein: protein MDRQWSLEESTVVDAPPAVVYRLVSDLRNMGRWSPECRSVWVLRPPARTGSRFIGFNRRGPFLWPTLGRVTRMRPDSEFVFDISVFGLPIARWGYRFDPEGPGTRVTESWQDLRTDGYRARAADLLGTVFAGTNPARRVALNRAGMRTTLERIARTATAGA from the coding sequence ATGGACCGGCAGTGGAGCCTTGAGGAGAGCACGGTCGTCGACGCGCCGCCGGCGGTCGTCTACCGCTTGGTGTCGGACCTGCGGAACATGGGGCGGTGGAGCCCCGAGTGCCGGTCCGTGTGGGTGCTGCGCCCTCCGGCGCGCACCGGCTCCCGGTTCATCGGGTTCAACCGGCGCGGGCCGTTCCTCTGGCCGACCCTCGGGCGGGTGACCCGGATGCGCCCGGACAGCGAATTCGTCTTCGACATCAGCGTCTTCGGGCTCCCGATCGCCCGCTGGGGCTACCGGTTCGACCCGGAGGGGCCCGGGACGCGGGTCACCGAGTCCTGGCAGGACCTGCGGACCGACGGGTACCGGGCCAGGGCCGCCGACCTGCTCGGAACGGTCTTCGCCGGGACGAACCCCGCCCGCCGGGTCGCCCTCAACCGGGCCGGGATGCGCACCACGCTCGAACGCATCGCGAGGACCGCGACGGCCGGAGCCTGA
- a CDS encoding histidine phosphatase family protein yields the protein MTKTAARYLYLARHGEATADESALTDDGRRQAVLLGERLRKTPLTAIHHGPLARAEQTARLIGDRLDGVPLRMSPPAGDYIPYIPRREELPAESADAMLGFLARFPAEEREQGPGLAAEAVARFTGPVEGDQPRHELVVTHNFLIAWLVREALDAPKGRWMGINQANAALTVIRYAPGRAPAVLCFNDTGHLPEELRWTGFPPELHV from the coding sequence ATGACGAAGACAGCCGCCCGCTATCTGTACCTGGCGCGACACGGTGAGGCGACCGCGGACGAGAGCGCGTTGACGGACGACGGCCGCCGCCAGGCCGTCCTGCTCGGAGAGCGGCTCCGGAAGACCCCGCTCACGGCGATCCACCACGGCCCGCTGGCCCGGGCGGAGCAGACGGCTCGGCTGATCGGCGACCGGCTCGACGGGGTTCCCCTGCGGATGTCCCCGCCCGCCGGCGACTACATCCCGTACATCCCGCGGCGCGAGGAGCTTCCGGCGGAGTCGGCCGACGCCATGCTCGGGTTCCTGGCCCGGTTCCCGGCGGAGGAGCGTGAGCAGGGGCCCGGGCTGGCCGCGGAGGCCGTCGCACGGTTCACCGGCCCCGTCGAAGGCGACCAGCCGCGCCACGAACTCGTCGTCACGCACAACTTCCTCATCGCCTGGCTCGTACGGGAGGCCCTCGACGCCCCGAAGGGCCGCTGGATGGGCATCAACCAGGCCAACGCCGCGCTGACCGTCATCCGCTACGCCCCCGGCCGGGCGCCCGCCGTCCTCTGCTTCAACGACACGGGGCACCTCCCCGAGGAGCTGCGCTGGACCGGCTTCCCTCCCGAGCTCCACGTCTGA
- the sigJ gene encoding RNA polymerase sigma factor SigJ, producing MSTSDEPVRDGAEPDLGVVVGERHRLINLGYRLLGSLAEAEDAVQETYARWYAMSPRQREAVESPEAWLTTVAGRVCLDVLGSARARRERYVGAWIPEPLPDRTEWAGGRADDGRSGPADPADRVTLDESVNMAFLVVLEAMTPAERVAFILHDVFTYPFAEVAEIVGRSPAACRQLASSARRRVRAEGRPAGPPPGQAALVRDFKEAWEAKDIKALVGLLAPDATMTADGGGLVGAALRPVEGSAFIAQYVVHFADKAPGLELLERTVNGRPGLVAQDSGVTVTVAAFDLAGGRISRIWAVRNPEKLRAWRDGAVN from the coding sequence ATGAGCACCTCCGACGAGCCGGTGCGCGACGGGGCCGAGCCGGACCTCGGCGTGGTCGTCGGCGAGCGGCACCGACTGATCAACCTCGGCTACCGGCTGCTCGGTTCGCTGGCCGAGGCCGAGGACGCCGTCCAGGAGACGTACGCCCGCTGGTACGCGATGTCACCGCGGCAGCGGGAGGCCGTCGAGTCGCCGGAAGCCTGGCTGACGACGGTGGCCGGCCGTGTCTGTCTGGACGTGCTCGGCTCGGCGCGGGCCCGCCGCGAGCGTTACGTCGGGGCGTGGATACCGGAGCCGCTGCCCGACCGCACGGAGTGGGCCGGCGGGCGGGCGGACGACGGGCGGTCGGGGCCGGCCGACCCCGCCGACCGGGTCACCCTGGACGAGTCGGTGAACATGGCGTTCCTCGTCGTACTGGAGGCGATGACGCCGGCCGAGCGCGTGGCGTTCATCCTGCACGACGTCTTCACGTACCCCTTCGCCGAGGTCGCCGAGATCGTCGGCCGGTCGCCCGCCGCCTGCAGGCAGTTGGCGTCCTCGGCCCGTCGCCGGGTCCGCGCCGAGGGGAGGCCGGCCGGTCCGCCGCCCGGACAGGCCGCGCTGGTGCGGGACTTCAAGGAGGCCTGGGAGGCCAAGGACATCAAGGCCCTCGTCGGCCTCCTCGCTCCCGACGCCACGATGACGGCCGACGGCGGCGGCCTGGTCGGCGCCGCGCTGCGCCCCGTCGAGGGCAGCGCGTTCATCGCCCAGTACGTCGTCCACTTCGCCGACAAGGCCCCGGGCCTCGAGCTCCTCGAGCGCACGGTCAACGGCAGGCCGGGCCTGGTCGCCCAGGACTCGGGCGTCACCGTGACCGTGGCGGCGTTCGACCTCGCCGGCGGCCGCATCAGCCGCATCTGGGCGGTCCGGAACCCGGAGAAGCTCCGGGCGTGGAGGGACGGCGCGGTGAACTGA
- a CDS encoding VOC family protein, translating into MRVKAFDHLVLNVTDVDKALEFYTGALGLAPERVEEWRAGKVSFPSVRIDENSVIDLFSRPRGESNVDHICLVVDPLDWQEVIDSGTFDVLEGPVPRWGARGSAQSVYVKDPDGNTVELRWYPQDVED; encoded by the coding sequence ATGCGAGTCAAAGCCTTCGACCACCTGGTGCTCAACGTGACCGACGTCGACAAGGCCCTCGAGTTCTACACCGGCGCCCTGGGCCTGGCGCCCGAGCGCGTCGAGGAGTGGCGGGCAGGCAAGGTGTCGTTCCCGTCCGTGCGCATAGACGAGAACAGCGTCATCGACCTCTTCTCCCGTCCGCGCGGCGAGTCCAACGTCGACCACATCTGTCTGGTCGTCGACCCGCTGGACTGGCAGGAGGTCATCGACTCCGGCACGTTCGACGTCCTGGAGGGCCCGGTCCCGCGCTGGGGCGCGCGCGGCTCCGCCCAGTCGGTCTACGTGAAGGACCCCGACGGCAACACGGTCGAACTGCGCTGGTACCCGCAGGACGTCGAGGACTGA
- a CDS encoding glutaredoxin domain-containing protein has protein sequence MTRVWMLPVLFLLCGSLVAAGSISDGKPVKAAVFLLLFVLFAAAHSPLVFPRTTEASEAQRRSAADGRPIVYWRPGCRYCLRLRLRLGRRARQLYWVDIWRDPAGAAVVRAANDGNETVPTVVVAGRPFVNPDPAWVREQLSPSA, from the coding sequence ATGACGCGTGTTTGGATGTTGCCGGTGTTGTTCCTGCTCTGCGGTTCGCTCGTCGCGGCGGGGTCGATCTCCGACGGGAAACCCGTGAAGGCCGCGGTGTTTCTGCTGTTGTTCGTGTTGTTCGCCGCCGCTCACTCGCCTCTGGTCTTCCCGAGGACGACAGAAGCGTCGGAGGCGCAGCGTCGCAGTGCGGCCGACGGCCGGCCGATCGTCTACTGGCGGCCCGGCTGCAGGTACTGCCTGCGCCTGCGGCTCCGACTGGGCCGTCGTGCCCGCCAGTTGTACTGGGTCGACATATGGCGGGACCCGGCCGGCGCGGCGGTGGTGCGGGCGGCGAACGACGGCAACGAGACCGTGCCGACAGTCGTCGTCGCGGGCCGGCCGTTCGTCAACCCCGATCCCGCATGGGTGCGGGAGCAGCTGTCCCCCTCCGCGTGA
- a CDS encoding helix-turn-helix transcriptional regulator, producing MIRLHFTAADLCRITLAPAADALSEAALSVRLSLSPGRVREGRGPGAGRPHRPRPAARQWHRSPRGGAGVRAGVLAELVAEDGFLPDFLLQPAAHDFAGGLEAAASTPPERLALDLGIPEVSGWNGGLARPGRWARELAEGSPAAVRVLLDDTRRHFETSVEPLWPRIRRDVLTDRALRSEMLLRGGVDALLTTLGTTWRWQEPTLHLPSAATYDVPLCGRGLLLVPSWFATGPLVMYRPEAATVLVYPMYDGTGGVPAGGDDRPEALAALLGRTRAQVLALLRSPATTTALAERASVSLAAASQHAGVLRGAGLIDTVRTGTAVLHSLTPLGHSLLAGSRP from the coding sequence ATGATCCGACTTCACTTCACCGCCGCCGATCTGTGCCGGATCACTCTCGCCCCGGCGGCCGACGCGCTGTCGGAAGCCGCCCTGAGCGTGCGTCTGAGCCTGTCGCCGGGGCGTGTGCGCGAGGGCCGCGGCCCGGGTGCCGGACGGCCGCACCGTCCCCGGCCCGCCGCCCGGCAGTGGCACCGCTCCCCGCGGGGAGGAGCGGGCGTCCGGGCCGGTGTGCTCGCCGAGTTGGTCGCCGAGGACGGTTTCCTACCGGACTTCCTGCTGCAACCGGCGGCACACGACTTCGCCGGCGGTCTGGAAGCCGCGGCGTCGACGCCCCCGGAGCGGCTGGCGCTGGATCTCGGGATCCCGGAGGTCTCCGGCTGGAACGGTGGTCTGGCGCGGCCCGGCCGATGGGCCCGCGAGCTGGCCGAGGGGTCCCCGGCCGCGGTCCGCGTGCTGCTCGACGACACCCGTCGCCACTTCGAGACGTCCGTGGAGCCGCTCTGGCCACGGATCCGCCGCGACGTCCTCACCGACCGCGCGCTGCGCTCGGAGATGCTGCTCCGCGGCGGTGTCGACGCCCTGCTGACCACGCTCGGCACGACCTGGCGCTGGCAGGAGCCGACCCTGCACCTGCCCTCGGCGGCGACGTACGACGTCCCGCTGTGCGGGCGCGGACTGCTGCTCGTCCCCTCGTGGTTCGCGACGGGCCCCCTGGTGATGTACCGCCCCGAGGCGGCGACGGTCCTCGTCTACCCCATGTACGACGGCACCGGCGGGGTTCCCGCCGGCGGCGACGACCGGCCGGAGGCCCTCGCGGCGCTGCTCGGCCGCACCCGGGCCCAGGTCCTCGCCCTCCTGCGCTCCCCCGCCACCACGACGGCCCTCGCCGAACGCGCGTCCGTCTCACTCGCCGCGGCCAGCCAGCACGCGGGGGTCCTGCGGGGTGCGGGCCTGATCGACACCGTCCGCACCGGGACGGCGGTGCTGCACAGCCTCACACCCCTGGGCCACTCGCTGCTGGCCGGGAGCCGGCCGTGA
- a CDS encoding MFS transporter, giving the protein MVGDRQGWLRCLLAGAVFVVGMTGTTLPTPLYPLYQEKFGFSELTVTVVYAVYAFGVIGVLLLAGNASDTVGRRPTLLWGLGFAAASAVCFLLADGLGWLYAGRLLSGLSAGLFTGAATAYVMDLAPPGGQSRATFVATAANMGGLGCGPLLAGLLAEYAPEPLLLPFAVHLALVAVSVVVLLRLPETVRDPRPPAAVRPQWPALPAQVRPVFVPAAIASFAGFALFGVFTSVSPAFLGRFLHVDNHAVSGLVVALAFFASTAGQLAVGRFGVSRSLPLGCAVLFVGLAFLAGALSAELLVLVVLAAVVGGVGQGLSFRAALSAVAAAAPVERRAAVISTLFLVAYTGISIPVIGVGLLTEPLGLEEAGLVFTGCMLVLVTSAAVYLLRRPVRTGER; this is encoded by the coding sequence ATGGTTGGTGATCGTCAAGGGTGGCTCCGGTGTCTGCTCGCCGGGGCCGTGTTCGTCGTGGGGATGACCGGCACCACGCTGCCGACGCCGCTCTACCCCCTCTATCAGGAGAAGTTCGGTTTCTCCGAGCTGACGGTGACCGTCGTGTACGCGGTGTACGCCTTCGGCGTCATCGGCGTGCTGCTGCTCGCGGGCAACGCCTCGGACACCGTCGGCAGACGGCCGACGCTGCTCTGGGGGCTCGGGTTCGCGGCGGCGAGCGCCGTCTGCTTCCTGCTCGCCGACGGGCTGGGCTGGCTGTACGCGGGCCGGCTGCTGTCGGGCCTGTCGGCCGGCCTGTTCACCGGGGCCGCGACCGCGTACGTCATGGACCTCGCCCCGCCCGGCGGCCAGTCCCGGGCGACGTTCGTGGCGACGGCCGCGAACATGGGCGGACTGGGCTGCGGGCCCCTGCTCGCCGGGCTGCTCGCGGAGTACGCGCCGGAGCCGCTGCTGCTCCCGTTCGCCGTGCACCTCGCCCTGGTCGCCGTGTCGGTGGTCGTTCTCCTGCGGCTGCCGGAGACCGTACGGGATCCTCGGCCGCCGGCCGCCGTACGGCCACAGTGGCCCGCCCTGCCCGCGCAGGTGCGCCCGGTGTTCGTGCCGGCGGCCATCGCCTCCTTCGCGGGGTTCGCCCTGTTCGGGGTGTTCACCTCGGTCAGCCCGGCTTTCCTCGGCCGTTTCCTGCACGTGGACAACCACGCGGTGAGCGGACTGGTCGTCGCGCTGGCCTTCTTCGCCTCCACCGCCGGACAACTCGCCGTCGGCCGCTTCGGAGTGTCCCGGTCCCTGCCGCTGGGCTGCGCCGTGCTCTTCGTCGGACTGGCCTTCCTGGCCGGGGCGCTCTCCGCGGAACTGCTGGTGCTCGTGGTCCTCGCCGCCGTCGTCGGCGGAGTCGGCCAGGGGCTCTCCTTCCGCGCGGCGCTGTCCGCCGTCGCCGCGGCCGCCCCGGTGGAGCGGCGTGCGGCGGTGATCTCGACCCTGTTCCTGGTCGCCTACACGGGAATCTCGATCCCGGTCATCGGAGTCGGCCTCCTGACCGAGCCCCTGGGCCTGGAGGAGGCGGGCCTGGTGTTCACCGGCTGCATGCTGGTGCTGGTCACGTCGGCCGCGGTGTACCTGCTGCGACGGCCGGTGCGGACGGGAGAACGGTGA